From Stigmatopora nigra isolate UIUO_SnigA chromosome 5, RoL_Snig_1.1, whole genome shotgun sequence, a single genomic window includes:
- the rxrgb gene encoding retinoic acid receptor RXR-gamma-B isoform X3, producing MSTTHSHPHVPPMGGMVGHPSVISTRHLPSPMSSMGSPMNGLASPYSVITSSLGSPAVSLPSTPNLNFGPLGSPQMNSMNNVSSTEDIKPPPGLQNLGSINYQCPSPGGMSKHICAICGDRSSGKHYGVYSCEGCKGFFKRTVRKDLTYTCRDSKECLIDKRQRNRCQYCRYQKCLAMGMKREAVQEERQRGKERGENEVESTSSFNEEMPVDKILDAELAVEPKTETYSDGSPGNSTNDPVTNICQAADKQLFTLVEWAKRIPHFSELPLDDQVILLRAGWNELLIASFSHRSVTVKDGILLATGLHVHRSSAHSAGVGSIFDRVLTELVSKMKDMQMDKTELGCLRAIVLFNPDAKGLSNPTEVEALREKVYASLESYTKHKYPDQPGRFAKLLLRLPALRSIGLKCLEHLFFFKLIGDTPIDTFLMEMLETPHQIT from the exons ATGAGCACGACCCATTCCCACCCGCACGTCCCACCGATGGGTGGCATGGTGGGCCACCCGTCAGTCATCAGCACCAGGCACTTGCCATCGCCCATGTCCAGCATGGGCTCGCCCATGAACGGCCTGGCTTCTCCTTACTCCGTCATCACGTCGTCTCTGGGTTCGCCCGCTGTATCGCTGCCGTCCACGCCCAACTTGAACTTCGGACCGCTCGGAAGTCCGCAG ATGAACTCTATGAACAATGTTAGCAGCACAGAAGACATCAAACCTCCGCCGGGCCTGCAGAACCTGGGGAGCATCAACTACCAGTGCCCCAGTCCGGGGGGGATGTCAAAGCACATCTGTGCCATATGCGGAGACCGCTCCTCAG GGAAACATTACGGGGTGTACAGCTGCGAGGGATGTAAAGGCTTTTTCAAAAGGACCGTGCGCAAAGATCTCACCTACACTTGTCGAGACAGCAAGGAATGCCTGATTGACAAGCGCCAGCGCAACCGCTGTCAGTACTGTCGCTACCAAAAGTGCCTGGCGATGGGCATGAAGAGAGAAG CGGTACAGGAAGAGAGGCAGCGTGGGAAAGAACGCGGTGAGAATGAAGTGGAGTCCACCAGCAGTTTCAATGAGGAAATGCCCGTGGACAAGATCCTGGACGCCGAGTTGGCCGTGGAGCCCAAAACGGAGACGTACTCTGACGGCAGTCCTGGCAACTcg ACCAACGACCCTGTCACCAACATCTGCCAGGCGGCGGACAAACAGCTTTTCACTTTAGTGGAGTGGGCTAAGAGAATCCCACACTTCTCCGAACTACCCCTCGATGACCAGGTCATCCTTCTACGAGCAg GCTGGAACGAGCTGCTCATCGCGTCTTTCTCTCATCGATCGGTGACAGTGAAAGACGGCATCTTGCTGGCCACGGGCCTCCACGTCCACAGAAGCAGCGCCCACAGCGCTGGAGTGGGCTCCATCTTTGACAG AGTTCTAACGGAGCTGGTGTCCAAAATGAAGGATATGCAGATGGATAAAACCGAGCTGGGATGCTTGCGAGCTATCGTCCTATTCAACCCAG ATGCAAAAGGACTGTCCAACCCCACGGAGGTAGAAGCACTGAGGGAAAAAGTGTACGCCTCACTAGAGTCCTACACCAAacacaaataccccgaccagccgGGCAG GTTCGCCAAACTGCTGCTTCGTCTGCCCGCTTTACGCTCCATCGGCCTCAAGTGCTTGGAGCACCTTTTCTTCTTCAAGCTCATCGGGGACACGCCCATAGACACCTTCCTCATGGAAATGCTGGAGACGCCGCATCAGATCACATGA
- the lmx1a gene encoding LIM homeobox transcription factor 1-alpha, protein MQHRPMCAGCHRPITDKYLLRVADGLRHEACARCSACGQALKDSCFVREQRLYCKRDYVELFPVRCGGCSESISPSELVLRAGSSVFHLRCFTCSVCGTPLRTGDRCVFREGRLMCASEDHHCRAVSPTSSDTCKSDEVEDEESEGKPLRKAVKYDEQESKRPKRPRTILTTQQRRIFKASFEVSSKPCRKVRETLASDTGLTVRVVQVWFQNQRAKMKKLARRQQQQEQEQPTQEQQEQPSPLIAPSNGVPHAQMERLGSSSSHVRHQHQHQMALTRVEQQDFDMDPFRQGLTPPQMPGDHMHPYGLKALYEDALDTECTPLGDASSLLTPIDCLYSMQDSYFTS, encoded by the exons aTGCAGCACAGGCCGATGTGCGCGGGCTGCCACCGGCCGATCACCGACAAGTACCTGCTGCGGGTGGCGGATGGCCTCCGGCACGAGGCGTGCGCGCGCTGCTCGGCTTGCGGGCAAGCTCTGAAAGACTCTTGCTTCGTGCGTGAGCAGCGACTCTACTGCAAGCGGGACTATGTTGA ACTGTTTCCAGTGCGCTGCGGGGGCTGCTCCGAGAGCATCTCGCCTTCGGAACTGGTTCTGCGTGCCGGCTCTTCCGTTTTTCACCTGCGCTGCTTCACCTGCAGCGTGTGCGGCACCCCCTTAAGAACCGGAGACCGTTGTGTCTTCAGGGAGGGTCGGCTCATGTGTGCCAGTGAGGACCACCACTGCCGTGCGGTTAGCCCGACTTCATCCGACACAT GTAAAAGCGATGAAGTCGAGGATGAAGAATCGGAGGGGAAGCCTCTGAGGAAGGCAGTGAAATATGACGAACAGGAAAGTAAACGTCCCAAAAGACCTCGCACCATTCTGACCACCCAGCAAAGACGCATCTTCAAAGCCTCCTTTGAGGTTTCATCCAAGCCGTGTCGCAAG GTACGAGAGACCTTGGCATCAGACACCGGCCTTACCGTACGAGTCGTGCAGGTCTGGTTCCAGAACCAAAGAGCCAAG atgaaaaaaCTGGCTAGGAGGCAACAGCAGCAGGAACAAGAGCAGCCAACTCAGGAGCAGCAGGAACAGCCATCGCCTCTCATAG CGCCCTCCAACGGTGTGCCTCATGCTCAAATGGAGCGTCTGGGGTCTTCTAGCTCTCACGTCCGgcatcagcatcagcatcagATGGCATTGACTAGAGTGGAGCAACAAGACTTTGACATGGACCCCTTCAGGCAAGGCTTGACCCCTCCTCAGATGCCAGGAGATCACATGCACCCCTACG GTTTGAAGGCTCTTTACGAAGATGCACTAGACACGGAGTGCACCCCATTGGGCGACGCCTCCTCCCTCCTCACCCCCATCGACTGCCTCTACTCAATGCAGGACTCTTACTTTACCtcctga
- the rxrgb gene encoding retinoic acid receptor RXR-gamma-B isoform X1, with protein sequence MWQPAASPAAGVGAGRELGYCHYSSGPMSTTHSHPHVPPMGGMVGHPSVISTRHLPSPMSSMGSPMNGLASPYSVITSSLGSPAVSLPSTPNLNFGPLGSPQMNSMNNVSSTEDIKPPPGLQNLGSINYQCPSPGGMSKHICAICGDRSSGKHYGVYSCEGCKGFFKRTVRKDLTYTCRDSKECLIDKRQRNRCQYCRYQKCLAMGMKREAVQEERQRGKERGENEVESTSSFNEEMPVDKILDAELAVEPKTETYSDGSPGNSTNDPVTNICQAADKQLFTLVEWAKRIPHFSELPLDDQVILLRAGWNELLIASFSHRSVTVKDGILLATGLHVHRSSAHSAGVGSIFDRVLTELVSKMKDMQMDKTELGCLRAIVLFNPDAKGLSNPTEVEALREKVYASLESYTKHKYPDQPGRFAKLLLRLPALRSIGLKCLEHLFFFKLIGDTPIDTFLMEMLETPHQIT encoded by the exons ATGTGGCAACCTGCGGCATCACCTGCAGCTGGAGTTGGCGCCGGGAGGGAGCTGGGTTATTGCCACT ACTCTAGCGGGCCAATGAGCACGACCCATTCCCACCCGCACGTCCCACCGATGGGTGGCATGGTGGGCCACCCGTCAGTCATCAGCACCAGGCACTTGCCATCGCCCATGTCCAGCATGGGCTCGCCCATGAACGGCCTGGCTTCTCCTTACTCCGTCATCACGTCGTCTCTGGGTTCGCCCGCTGTATCGCTGCCGTCCACGCCCAACTTGAACTTCGGACCGCTCGGAAGTCCGCAG ATGAACTCTATGAACAATGTTAGCAGCACAGAAGACATCAAACCTCCGCCGGGCCTGCAGAACCTGGGGAGCATCAACTACCAGTGCCCCAGTCCGGGGGGGATGTCAAAGCACATCTGTGCCATATGCGGAGACCGCTCCTCAG GGAAACATTACGGGGTGTACAGCTGCGAGGGATGTAAAGGCTTTTTCAAAAGGACCGTGCGCAAAGATCTCACCTACACTTGTCGAGACAGCAAGGAATGCCTGATTGACAAGCGCCAGCGCAACCGCTGTCAGTACTGTCGCTACCAAAAGTGCCTGGCGATGGGCATGAAGAGAGAAG CGGTACAGGAAGAGAGGCAGCGTGGGAAAGAACGCGGTGAGAATGAAGTGGAGTCCACCAGCAGTTTCAATGAGGAAATGCCCGTGGACAAGATCCTGGACGCCGAGTTGGCCGTGGAGCCCAAAACGGAGACGTACTCTGACGGCAGTCCTGGCAACTcg ACCAACGACCCTGTCACCAACATCTGCCAGGCGGCGGACAAACAGCTTTTCACTTTAGTGGAGTGGGCTAAGAGAATCCCACACTTCTCCGAACTACCCCTCGATGACCAGGTCATCCTTCTACGAGCAg GCTGGAACGAGCTGCTCATCGCGTCTTTCTCTCATCGATCGGTGACAGTGAAAGACGGCATCTTGCTGGCCACGGGCCTCCACGTCCACAGAAGCAGCGCCCACAGCGCTGGAGTGGGCTCCATCTTTGACAG AGTTCTAACGGAGCTGGTGTCCAAAATGAAGGATATGCAGATGGATAAAACCGAGCTGGGATGCTTGCGAGCTATCGTCCTATTCAACCCAG ATGCAAAAGGACTGTCCAACCCCACGGAGGTAGAAGCACTGAGGGAAAAAGTGTACGCCTCACTAGAGTCCTACACCAAacacaaataccccgaccagccgGGCAG GTTCGCCAAACTGCTGCTTCGTCTGCCCGCTTTACGCTCCATCGGCCTCAAGTGCTTGGAGCACCTTTTCTTCTTCAAGCTCATCGGGGACACGCCCATAGACACCTTCCTCATGGAAATGCTGGAGACGCCGCATCAGATCACATGA
- the rxrgb gene encoding retinoic acid receptor RXR-gamma-B isoform X2, producing the protein MDSHDPYVHLNSSGPMSTTHSHPHVPPMGGMVGHPSVISTRHLPSPMSSMGSPMNGLASPYSVITSSLGSPAVSLPSTPNLNFGPLGSPQMNSMNNVSSTEDIKPPPGLQNLGSINYQCPSPGGMSKHICAICGDRSSGKHYGVYSCEGCKGFFKRTVRKDLTYTCRDSKECLIDKRQRNRCQYCRYQKCLAMGMKREAVQEERQRGKERGENEVESTSSFNEEMPVDKILDAELAVEPKTETYSDGSPGNSTNDPVTNICQAADKQLFTLVEWAKRIPHFSELPLDDQVILLRAGWNELLIASFSHRSVTVKDGILLATGLHVHRSSAHSAGVGSIFDRVLTELVSKMKDMQMDKTELGCLRAIVLFNPDAKGLSNPTEVEALREKVYASLESYTKHKYPDQPGRFAKLLLRLPALRSIGLKCLEHLFFFKLIGDTPIDTFLMEMLETPHQIT; encoded by the exons ATGGACAGCCATGACCCATATGTGCATTTAA ACTCTAGCGGGCCAATGAGCACGACCCATTCCCACCCGCACGTCCCACCGATGGGTGGCATGGTGGGCCACCCGTCAGTCATCAGCACCAGGCACTTGCCATCGCCCATGTCCAGCATGGGCTCGCCCATGAACGGCCTGGCTTCTCCTTACTCCGTCATCACGTCGTCTCTGGGTTCGCCCGCTGTATCGCTGCCGTCCACGCCCAACTTGAACTTCGGACCGCTCGGAAGTCCGCAG ATGAACTCTATGAACAATGTTAGCAGCACAGAAGACATCAAACCTCCGCCGGGCCTGCAGAACCTGGGGAGCATCAACTACCAGTGCCCCAGTCCGGGGGGGATGTCAAAGCACATCTGTGCCATATGCGGAGACCGCTCCTCAG GGAAACATTACGGGGTGTACAGCTGCGAGGGATGTAAAGGCTTTTTCAAAAGGACCGTGCGCAAAGATCTCACCTACACTTGTCGAGACAGCAAGGAATGCCTGATTGACAAGCGCCAGCGCAACCGCTGTCAGTACTGTCGCTACCAAAAGTGCCTGGCGATGGGCATGAAGAGAGAAG CGGTACAGGAAGAGAGGCAGCGTGGGAAAGAACGCGGTGAGAATGAAGTGGAGTCCACCAGCAGTTTCAATGAGGAAATGCCCGTGGACAAGATCCTGGACGCCGAGTTGGCCGTGGAGCCCAAAACGGAGACGTACTCTGACGGCAGTCCTGGCAACTcg ACCAACGACCCTGTCACCAACATCTGCCAGGCGGCGGACAAACAGCTTTTCACTTTAGTGGAGTGGGCTAAGAGAATCCCACACTTCTCCGAACTACCCCTCGATGACCAGGTCATCCTTCTACGAGCAg GCTGGAACGAGCTGCTCATCGCGTCTTTCTCTCATCGATCGGTGACAGTGAAAGACGGCATCTTGCTGGCCACGGGCCTCCACGTCCACAGAAGCAGCGCCCACAGCGCTGGAGTGGGCTCCATCTTTGACAG AGTTCTAACGGAGCTGGTGTCCAAAATGAAGGATATGCAGATGGATAAAACCGAGCTGGGATGCTTGCGAGCTATCGTCCTATTCAACCCAG ATGCAAAAGGACTGTCCAACCCCACGGAGGTAGAAGCACTGAGGGAAAAAGTGTACGCCTCACTAGAGTCCTACACCAAacacaaataccccgaccagccgGGCAG GTTCGCCAAACTGCTGCTTCGTCTGCCCGCTTTACGCTCCATCGGCCTCAAGTGCTTGGAGCACCTTTTCTTCTTCAAGCTCATCGGGGACACGCCCATAGACACCTTCCTCATGGAAATGCTGGAGACGCCGCATCAGATCACATGA
- the rxrgb gene encoding retinoic acid receptor RXR-gamma-B isoform X4, whose product MNSMNNVSSTEDIKPPPGLQNLGSINYQCPSPGGMSKHICAICGDRSSGKHYGVYSCEGCKGFFKRTVRKDLTYTCRDSKECLIDKRQRNRCQYCRYQKCLAMGMKREAVQEERQRGKERGENEVESTSSFNEEMPVDKILDAELAVEPKTETYSDGSPGNSTNDPVTNICQAADKQLFTLVEWAKRIPHFSELPLDDQVILLRAGWNELLIASFSHRSVTVKDGILLATGLHVHRSSAHSAGVGSIFDRVLTELVSKMKDMQMDKTELGCLRAIVLFNPDAKGLSNPTEVEALREKVYASLESYTKHKYPDQPGRFAKLLLRLPALRSIGLKCLEHLFFFKLIGDTPIDTFLMEMLETPHQIT is encoded by the exons ATGAACTCTATGAACAATGTTAGCAGCACAGAAGACATCAAACCTCCGCCGGGCCTGCAGAACCTGGGGAGCATCAACTACCAGTGCCCCAGTCCGGGGGGGATGTCAAAGCACATCTGTGCCATATGCGGAGACCGCTCCTCAG GGAAACATTACGGGGTGTACAGCTGCGAGGGATGTAAAGGCTTTTTCAAAAGGACCGTGCGCAAAGATCTCACCTACACTTGTCGAGACAGCAAGGAATGCCTGATTGACAAGCGCCAGCGCAACCGCTGTCAGTACTGTCGCTACCAAAAGTGCCTGGCGATGGGCATGAAGAGAGAAG CGGTACAGGAAGAGAGGCAGCGTGGGAAAGAACGCGGTGAGAATGAAGTGGAGTCCACCAGCAGTTTCAATGAGGAAATGCCCGTGGACAAGATCCTGGACGCCGAGTTGGCCGTGGAGCCCAAAACGGAGACGTACTCTGACGGCAGTCCTGGCAACTcg ACCAACGACCCTGTCACCAACATCTGCCAGGCGGCGGACAAACAGCTTTTCACTTTAGTGGAGTGGGCTAAGAGAATCCCACACTTCTCCGAACTACCCCTCGATGACCAGGTCATCCTTCTACGAGCAg GCTGGAACGAGCTGCTCATCGCGTCTTTCTCTCATCGATCGGTGACAGTGAAAGACGGCATCTTGCTGGCCACGGGCCTCCACGTCCACAGAAGCAGCGCCCACAGCGCTGGAGTGGGCTCCATCTTTGACAG AGTTCTAACGGAGCTGGTGTCCAAAATGAAGGATATGCAGATGGATAAAACCGAGCTGGGATGCTTGCGAGCTATCGTCCTATTCAACCCAG ATGCAAAAGGACTGTCCAACCCCACGGAGGTAGAAGCACTGAGGGAAAAAGTGTACGCCTCACTAGAGTCCTACACCAAacacaaataccccgaccagccgGGCAG GTTCGCCAAACTGCTGCTTCGTCTGCCCGCTTTACGCTCCATCGGCCTCAAGTGCTTGGAGCACCTTTTCTTCTTCAAGCTCATCGGGGACACGCCCATAGACACCTTCCTCATGGAAATGCTGGAGACGCCGCATCAGATCACATGA